One Alkalicoccus halolimnae DNA segment encodes these proteins:
- a CDS encoding AEC family transporter — protein MEVAVVATAITVMGIMVALGVLVASQIHITRETKQLLVIVVLNIAVPSVILNGVFNTDVSDQLLRQVAVIFVLSIIFHLAAIGAALIFARIAGFKSDFAKRMTILAALGNTGFIGIPLCATIFGPTGGLLAAIFDAGLDFVIFTVGLYLLQSGRTFRLSQLKSLLNLPLAAVIVGISSAFLELEPPAVLRQLVELLSGLAAPLAMLYIGILLQQLLKRTGFRVFPQIWFPLTVRLLLIPAVTLAVLPFLPLEELTRNVVIVLSGMPTFMLAAILFSRYTDEEDTAVMTISFSTILSLVTIPLIAYAATFLF, from the coding sequence ATGGAAGTAGCCGTTGTAGCGACGGCAATTACTGTCATGGGCATTATGGTTGCCCTTGGTGTACTTGTCGCTTCACAAATACATATCACCCGGGAAACAAAGCAGCTGCTTGTTATTGTCGTACTTAATATCGCCGTGCCTTCGGTGATTTTAAACGGAGTATTTAACACAGATGTATCGGATCAGCTTCTCCGCCAGGTCGCGGTGATCTTCGTTCTTTCGATCATTTTTCACCTCGCAGCTATTGGGGCTGCGCTGATTTTCGCACGCATAGCCGGCTTCAAATCTGATTTCGCCAAACGAATGACTATCCTCGCCGCTCTCGGCAATACCGGATTTATCGGCATTCCGCTGTGTGCCACTATCTTCGGTCCGACCGGAGGCCTGCTTGCAGCTATTTTCGACGCCGGCCTTGATTTTGTTATTTTTACTGTCGGGCTTTACCTGCTTCAATCCGGACGCACTTTCCGTTTAAGCCAGCTGAAATCTTTGCTGAATCTGCCGCTTGCGGCCGTCATTGTCGGCATCAGCTCTGCTTTTCTGGAATTGGAGCCGCCTGCTGTCCTGCGCCAGCTGGTCGAACTGCTTTCCGGCCTTGCTGCCCCGCTGGCTATGCTCTACATCGGTATCCTGCTTCAGCAGCTGCTGAAACGCACAGGATTCCGCGTATTTCCCCAAATATGGTTTCCGTTGACGGTAAGACTGCTGCTTATTCCGGCTGTTACCCTGGCGGTGCTTCCTTTTCTTCCACTTGAAGAATTGACACGCAACGTCGTTATTGTCCTTTCCGGCATGCCTACATTTATGCTTGCTGCGATTTTATTTTCCCGATACACAGACGAGGAAGATACGGCTGTAATGACAATCTCTTTTTCTACAATATTGTCACTCGTGACGATTCCGCTTATCGCCTACGCTGCCACTTTTTTATTCTAG
- a CDS encoding sulfite exporter TauE/SafE family protein, with product MVELLVVFIVLLAGSFIQGVSGFGFGLIAMSFLPLLFTVKESTLLVMSLSLFVAASIAIQIWQHMRWRSLIILLSAAFFGRIGAFYVLSNYGELDVMRDFLGVFLLLVVLYLFFGAKRAGGLSADTLWIPIVFGMMGGFVGGIFAVGGPFFVFYLLLVFADDKYAYSANLQLTFLFTNSMTVILHGVNGDFSGEFLLYFLIGIGTVLVGTRLGVKCFRYISQENMRRAAGAVVALAALNLIFF from the coding sequence ATGGTGGAATTACTTGTTGTGTTTATTGTACTTCTCGCCGGAAGCTTTATTCAAGGGGTCAGCGGTTTTGGCTTCGGATTAATTGCAATGAGCTTCCTGCCGCTTCTGTTTACCGTTAAAGAAAGCACCCTGCTCGTAATGTCGCTTTCGCTTTTTGTCGCGGCAAGCATCGCGATCCAGATATGGCAGCATATGAGGTGGCGCTCTCTTATCATACTATTAAGTGCAGCGTTTTTCGGAAGAATCGGTGCTTTTTACGTATTGAGCAATTACGGGGAACTCGATGTGATGAGAGATTTTTTAGGGGTTTTCCTGCTTCTCGTCGTTCTTTATTTGTTTTTTGGTGCGAAGCGGGCAGGGGGATTATCTGCAGATACCCTATGGATCCCAATTGTGTTTGGAATGATGGGAGGATTCGTCGGGGGTATTTTCGCTGTTGGAGGGCCTTTCTTCGTGTTTTACCTTCTCCTCGTTTTTGCAGATGATAAATACGCGTACAGCGCCAATCTGCAGCTGACATTTCTCTTTACGAACTCCATGACGGTCATTTTGCATGGAGTGAATGGAGATTTCAGCGGGGAGTTTCTGCTGTACTTTTTAATCGGTATTGGGACCGTCCTTGTCGGCACGAGACTCGGGGTGAAATGTTTCCGTTATATATCCCAGGAAAATATGCGCAGGGCAGCGGGTGCTGTTGTAGCTCTTGCGGCATTAAATTTAATCTTTTTTTAA
- a CDS encoding DUF418 domain-containing protein — protein sequence MKQGDGRERMAVLDIIRGFALIGILVVNVHLMTSLSFYYMSFGMKQVPEAGTVDYWISLIVEFFVEGSFISIFSILFGIGFYLFMTKAKSKGWQEKKLFVRRLLILGLFGLGHLIFFWIGDILFYYAVSGFALLLFYKVKDRTLLIWSAILLTVFYTLYASQIFIPESFQQSMQTEGETAIAAASQAYSQAVSFEWWLFRLNVEVPLALGQVVFLIPYVLGLFLLGFYTARKGWFRNLSANRPLFKKIAAAGLVLALPFWAGMTYVRLQNDLGADMSAYFMYDLLLRLGALPLAMCYISIITLLVTSGKFTSFFKRIEAMGRMALTNYLSHTVLVVFFVHTTGLFGELPVWGNMLLAASVIMLQLWWSPLLLKKYQYGPLEALWRKGTYAGAVKTSLRKTG from the coding sequence ATGAAACAAGGAGATGGCAGAGAAAGAATGGCGGTATTGGATATTATCCGCGGCTTTGCATTGATAGGAATTCTTGTCGTCAACGTTCATCTAATGACGTCGCTGTCGTTTTACTACATGAGCTTTGGTATGAAACAGGTGCCGGAAGCGGGGACAGTCGATTACTGGATCAGCCTGATAGTAGAGTTTTTTGTGGAAGGATCGTTTATTTCAATCTTTTCTATTCTCTTCGGAATCGGCTTCTACTTGTTCATGACAAAAGCCAAAAGTAAAGGATGGCAGGAGAAAAAGCTTTTTGTAAGGCGCCTTCTGATACTGGGGCTGTTCGGATTAGGTCATCTTATATTTTTCTGGATAGGTGATATTCTCTTTTATTATGCCGTCAGCGGATTTGCCCTTCTGCTTTTTTATAAAGTGAAGGACAGGACGCTCCTCATATGGTCTGCAATACTATTAACCGTGTTCTATACTTTATACGCTTCACAGATCTTTATTCCAGAATCATTTCAGCAATCGATGCAGACTGAAGGAGAAACAGCGATTGCCGCTGCTTCGCAGGCTTACAGCCAGGCTGTATCTTTCGAATGGTGGCTGTTTCGGCTGAATGTGGAAGTGCCGCTTGCTCTCGGTCAGGTAGTCTTTCTTATCCCTTATGTTCTTGGATTGTTCCTGCTCGGTTTTTACACAGCAAGAAAAGGATGGTTCCGCAATCTTTCGGCAAATCGCCCGCTTTTCAAAAAAATTGCGGCAGCGGGACTGGTTCTGGCTCTTCCCTTCTGGGCAGGCATGACTTATGTAAGGTTACAGAACGATCTGGGAGCTGATATGTCCGCCTACTTTATGTACGACCTGCTGCTTCGGCTGGGGGCGCTTCCCCTGGCGATGTGTTATATCAGTATAATTACGCTGCTTGTTACATCTGGAAAATTCACAAGCTTTTTTAAAAGGATAGAAGCGATGGGAAGGATGGCACTTACAAACTATTTAAGCCATACGGTGCTCGTTGTATTCTTTGTTCACACTACCGGATTATTTGGAGAGCTTCCTGTATGGGGGAATATGCTGCTTGCAGCTTCTGTCATTATGCTTCAGCTGTGGTGGAGTCCGCTGCTGTTGAAAAAATATCAGTACGGCCCTCTGGAAGCACTTTGGCGGAAAGGAACTTACGCAGGGGCTGTGAAAACCAGTTTAAGAAAAACGGGCTGA
- the pxpB gene encoding 5-oxoprolinase subunit PxpB — protein sequence MIQPLGDSAVRVVFGKEISEQVHGKVRAFCRILEEMKPSGIIEWMPSYTAVTIFYDALHFSYKETEEWVKVLVKDLDSVETIPARTWSIPVCYEEEFAPDIEGVGERLGLHPNEIIDRHTKPLYTIFMLGFIPGFPYLGGMDSSIAAPRLEKPRSSVPAGSVGIAGEQTGIYSLTSPGGWRIIGRTPLKLYDRKKTLPVFLEAGDKLRFQAVTKQQFQEIQQKVEEGNFELERLRGEQR from the coding sequence ATGATTCAACCCCTTGGGGACAGTGCAGTGAGAGTAGTTTTCGGGAAGGAAATATCCGAACAGGTGCATGGAAAAGTCCGTGCATTCTGCAGAATTCTTGAAGAAATGAAGCCCTCCGGTATTATCGAATGGATGCCTTCCTATACCGCGGTAACGATATTTTATGATGCTCTTCATTTTTCCTATAAGGAAACAGAGGAGTGGGTAAAGGTACTCGTAAAAGATTTGGACAGCGTGGAAACAATACCGGCGCGCACATGGAGCATTCCCGTCTGCTATGAAGAGGAGTTTGCCCCGGATATAGAAGGAGTAGGCGAAAGGCTTGGTCTTCATCCGAACGAGATCATCGATCGGCACACGAAGCCGTTATATACTATCTTTATGCTCGGATTTATACCCGGCTTTCCATATTTAGGAGGGATGGATAGTTCCATAGCTGCTCCAAGACTGGAGAAACCAAGGTCATCGGTACCCGCCGGTTCTGTAGGAATTGCCGGTGAGCAGACGGGCATTTACTCTCTGACAAGTCCGGGAGGCTGGCGGATTATCGGCCGGACACCCCTTAAACTTTATGATCGTAAGAAAACACTGCCTGTCTTTCTGGAAGCAGGAGATAAACTCCGCTTCCAAGCTGTGACAAAACAGCAGTTCCAGGAAATTCAACAGAAAGTGGAAGAAGGAAATTTTGAACTGGAACGACTAAGGGGGGAGCAACGATGA
- a CDS encoding biotin-dependent carboxyltransferase family protein has protein sequence MSGFKVEKQGLLTTVQDKGRMGYQQYGIVVSGAVDPLALRLANAVVGNPDSAAGLEVTMMGPELIMTADSMISVGGGDLSAAVDGREIPMWTAVKVYAGQRISFGEPRFGVRAYIAFAGGIDVPEEMGSRATYLKAEIGGFHGRELQAGDEVNIFSVQRFPCRRRLHPALLPNYDKGTPIRVIEGPDEKLFSGETKDIFYDSKFYLTNEVDRMGCRMEGPSVPPEEGSGILSDATTMGTIQIPGDGLPMLLMADRQTSGGYARIGTVIQEDLPRVAQCGPGEPVRFTAVSVKKAQEIYARREKRFRCFARLALT, from the coding sequence ATGAGCGGATTTAAAGTTGAAAAACAGGGATTATTAACGACAGTACAGGATAAAGGAAGAATGGGGTATCAGCAGTATGGCATCGTCGTAAGCGGGGCAGTAGATCCATTGGCCCTTCGTCTCGCTAACGCGGTTGTCGGCAATCCTGATAGTGCTGCCGGTCTCGAAGTGACAATGATGGGACCGGAACTGATAATGACAGCAGACAGCATGATTTCGGTAGGAGGGGGAGATTTATCGGCAGCGGTGGACGGCCGGGAAATTCCAATGTGGACAGCAGTAAAAGTCTATGCCGGCCAGCGGATCAGCTTCGGAGAACCCCGTTTTGGAGTGAGGGCTTATATTGCTTTTGCCGGAGGCATTGACGTCCCTGAAGAAATGGGAAGCAGAGCCACCTATTTAAAAGCAGAAATCGGCGGTTTTCACGGTAGAGAACTGCAGGCCGGAGATGAGGTAAATATCTTTTCTGTGCAGCGCTTTCCATGCCGGCGGCGTCTTCATCCTGCGCTGCTTCCAAACTATGATAAAGGAACACCGATCAGGGTTATCGAAGGACCGGATGAGAAGTTATTTTCGGGAGAAACGAAAGATATATTTTATGATTCAAAATTTTATCTCACCAATGAAGTAGACAGAATGGGATGCCGTATGGAAGGACCGTCTGTGCCTCCTGAAGAAGGTTCTGGTATTCTGTCTGATGCGACAACAATGGGAACTATACAAATTCCAGGTGACGGTCTGCCGATGCTTCTCATGGCTGATCGCCAGACTTCCGGTGGGTACGCCCGCATCGGTACAGTTATTCAGGAAGATCTGCCGAGGGTTGCTCAGTGCGGTCCTGGGGAACCAGTGCGTTTTACAGCAGTCAGCGTTAAAAAAGCACAGGAGATCTATGCCCGCCGCGAAAAAAGATTCCGCTGTTTTGCCAGGCTCGCTCTTACGTGA
- a CDS encoding sensor histidine kinase, which produces MNTGKNKWSLRSKILVVLLLLTAVLSSLSFFFVSSLGEMSDVSESITTENVPELLWLSHWESQIYMKEQYVEVGVETDFCCEFISRYEEMRIDGRETMEDVYEPPPSSLEALERELELLDFIVLNNLAGVIEGGETEGAAEYLENNYFPALEQLRSNIESERQAVNMTLYNENDRFDTIISEAVDLLLIVTAVVFLLALLFSYRLSAGFTRPVKKMEDQLQHIAAGNYGASVENTKQVELEPLTRSINEMSYQLKRSFDMLVADKRYREQILDSLPVGIVTVDERTGDVQLNQTARKVMGVDFKIEELPELKKKAEGRHRFWEVLTSEEMFQNEKVWYTDGEEECTFLASRSELVNESQEAIGKIFYFIDITETERLEQKVRRTEKLALIGELSAGAAHEIRNPLAVIDGFLSLMKQSLSEEEIEKFHLSLLLKEIERINGIIEEMLMLSKPGAPRFEERYLQDVMDEIFPLIKETLDVYKISCDMELEKVKLYIDSSQMKQVFHNLIRNSAEAMEEGGKIKIEGKIKEDLYCIRVLDNGPGIPEEEAEVMFEPFSTSKDSGTGLGLTIAERIMDNHKGRIYLVETSPAGTVFCLEFPLQKEA; this is translated from the coding sequence GTGAACACGGGAAAAAATAAATGGAGCCTTCGTTCAAAAATATTAGTTGTGCTGCTGCTATTGACTGCTGTACTCAGCAGTCTTTCGTTTTTTTTCGTCAGCTCTCTTGGTGAAATGAGTGACGTCAGCGAGTCGATAACAACAGAAAATGTTCCTGAACTGCTGTGGCTTTCCCACTGGGAGTCACAGATTTATATGAAAGAGCAGTATGTAGAAGTAGGAGTGGAAACCGACTTCTGCTGTGAGTTTATTTCCAGATACGAAGAAATGAGAATCGATGGAAGGGAAACGATGGAAGACGTTTATGAACCGCCTCCTTCCTCCCTCGAAGCACTGGAAAGAGAATTGGAACTGCTGGATTTTATTGTATTAAACAACCTCGCAGGTGTAATTGAGGGAGGAGAGACGGAAGGTGCAGCTGAATATTTGGAGAATAACTATTTCCCTGCACTGGAGCAGCTGCGCAGTAACATCGAGTCGGAACGCCAGGCTGTTAATATGACATTATATAACGAAAATGATCGTTTTGATACCATTATTTCCGAAGCAGTGGATCTGCTTCTCATAGTAACAGCAGTCGTTTTCCTGCTTGCCCTGCTTTTTTCCTACCGGTTAAGTGCAGGATTTACTCGTCCGGTTAAAAAAATGGAAGACCAGCTGCAGCACATTGCAGCCGGCAATTATGGAGCGTCTGTAGAAAATACGAAACAGGTGGAACTCGAACCGTTAACGCGTTCGATCAATGAGATGTCCTATCAGCTGAAACGGTCGTTCGATATGCTGGTAGCAGATAAACGATACCGGGAACAGATTCTCGATTCGCTGCCGGTTGGCATAGTAACAGTGGACGAGCGGACGGGAGACGTACAGCTGAACCAGACCGCACGTAAAGTCATGGGGGTGGATTTCAAGATCGAGGAGCTTCCGGAGCTGAAGAAGAAGGCAGAGGGGCGTCACCGCTTCTGGGAAGTACTCACGTCTGAAGAAATGTTTCAAAACGAAAAGGTGTGGTATACGGATGGGGAAGAGGAATGTACGTTTCTTGCTTCGCGGTCCGAGCTGGTTAATGAGAGCCAGGAAGCAATAGGGAAAATATTTTACTTTATTGATATTACAGAAACAGAGCGTCTCGAGCAGAAAGTCCGCCGGACCGAAAAACTGGCGCTGATCGGCGAACTGTCTGCCGGAGCAGCGCACGAAATCCGTAATCCACTGGCTGTTATTGACGGATTCCTCAGTTTAATGAAACAGTCTCTATCCGAAGAGGAAATAGAGAAATTTCATCTTTCGCTTCTGCTGAAAGAAATTGAACGGATTAATGGCATTATCGAAGAAATGCTCATGCTGTCCAAACCAGGAGCGCCCCGTTTTGAAGAAAGGTATCTTCAGGACGTGATGGACGAAATTTTCCCATTAATTAAGGAAACGCTTGATGTATATAAAATATCTTGTGATATGGAATTGGAAAAAGTGAAGCTGTATATCGACAGCAGCCAGATGAAACAGGTTTTCCACAACTTAATTCGTAACAGTGCGGAAGCAATGGAAGAAGGCGGGAAAATTAAGATCGAAGGCAAAATAAAAGAGGACCTTTACTGCATCCGCGTCCTCGATAACGGGCCGGGAATTCCTGAAGAAGAAGCGGAAGTCATGTTTGAGCCTTTTTCGACGTCGAAAGATTCGGGTACAGGCCTTGGATTGACAATTGCCGAACGAATTATGGATAACCATAAAGGCAGGATATATTTAGTGGAAACTTCACCGGCAGGAACCGTTTTCTGTCTGGAATTCCCACTTCAAAAAGAAGCGTGA
- a CDS encoding chitobiase/beta-hexosaminidase C-terminal domain-containing protein: protein MKSWIAVSKKVLFTFLAVVLTVTTFAPAALANNGNGNGGSGEGPGGSGPKREVQEVTVLDETSFNVEFDKTYPKGIHVDRMLDVLVTLTDGEEIEPELTDYKVDSDNRSNVVVEHKNDDLSGLAGEFAVNGNTASFNFLEEEEEPEGPTIAEVRAEEQGTEQTVTGTVTAHFEAGGQTNMYVEDETAAILVRGSGLGAEYNIGDRVSFSGELNNYQDMLQLLVDDSELIEENAGDIEPEVVDASFFEQDADDIQAKLIEIQDASVLDNIDFSDFNAEDGAGENFLVLGQYADVTENTDYDALVGVVNYHFSEHKLMPRNNDDLIEDASLTRPVQASPEPGETAEGTEVMLSSPSDGADIYYTVDGSEPSVDSTLYEEPIVVEEAVTIKAVAVAEGLEPSAVREFSYTIQAEAGEVEIYDIQGGAHVSPYEDQSVTAVPGIVTHTENNGFYFQSAESDGDVNSSEGIYVYRSNHGVSVGDEVQVSGTVTEWEEDGYDDNDDLTTTQITGSAVDIVSSGNDLPDPVVIGVDRDIPEALVADPESYDIADGDTFNAETNALDFYESIEGMLIEIPGQVTVTGPQKYDELTVVSEEWGLDNRTDSGGVYLEQSEFDAELNTEIMFINAPYNTVAKTGDYFEENVTGVLGYNFGNYKVEPVDGGLPELKDGGNERRDETTISFEEDELTVATYNVENYYPGVSDQKTERLADSMANELNAPDIITLVEVMDNDGATDSGNTDAGESYQTLIDEIREQGGPQYAYTDVAPVDGMDGGIPGGNIRVGHIYRTDRVELADESTAEPTEAVEIGENGELSYGTGFIDPMNDAFTNSRKPVVSEFIFKGEPVYVIGNHWNSKRGDLAPYGMEQPPVQGSREQREEIAQVVGGFVQELNEAVEDPNVVVLGDFNDFPWSPPVETLADKGNLYNSILELPRNEQYTYNYNGSSQSLDSILVSEHLQNGMDVDAMAINSEFMETHGRASDHDPIMVQLTIPDIDPDYDMGDTTPPEITFTDESLNEEAYMEISAGDDFEVPEVTAVDDTDGDVTEDVTVTDNVDSENPGTYQVRYEVTDSSGNTGILTLTVVVQSTAEGLETIQNGTFAEWENDLPVNWMGESTSMAQSRVNQSEDAFTGDYATQLVRDNTGHQRFTTEAYSMEEGSVYEVTFQVKGSGEIRNAMYAVGFHGNNYSAYSDYTILDESDWQEVTWEYEAPGNGEAEIIFSVRNTTGEHILLDNVEVEKQ from the coding sequence TTGAAATCCTGGATAGCAGTCAGCAAAAAGGTTCTTTTTACTTTCCTTGCTGTTGTGTTGACGGTCACAACGTTTGCACCCGCTGCACTTGCGAATAACGGCAATGGCAACGGTGGATCAGGGGAAGGCCCCGGAGGCAGCGGACCTAAACGCGAAGTACAGGAAGTAACCGTTCTTGATGAAACAAGCTTCAACGTCGAATTTGATAAAACGTATCCTAAGGGCATCCATGTGGACCGCATGCTGGACGTCCTCGTTACTTTAACCGATGGGGAAGAGATTGAGCCCGAACTGACCGATTATAAAGTTGATTCCGATAATCGTTCGAATGTAGTTGTTGAACATAAAAATGACGATCTTTCTGGCCTTGCCGGAGAATTTGCGGTCAACGGAAATACAGCTTCTTTTAACTTTTTAGAAGAGGAAGAAGAACCTGAAGGTCCGACGATTGCAGAGGTTCGTGCAGAAGAACAGGGGACAGAACAGACAGTAACCGGTACAGTTACTGCTCATTTTGAAGCCGGCGGTCAGACGAACATGTATGTCGAGGATGAAACAGCCGCCATACTTGTGCGTGGATCTGGCCTGGGAGCGGAATACAATATCGGTGACCGTGTCTCTTTTTCTGGTGAACTGAACAACTATCAGGATATGCTGCAGCTCCTGGTGGATGATTCCGAGCTGATTGAAGAAAATGCCGGAGATATAGAACCGGAAGTGGTTGATGCATCTTTCTTTGAACAGGATGCTGACGACATTCAGGCGAAGCTGATTGAAATTCAGGATGCTTCTGTTCTGGATAATATTGATTTCAGTGACTTTAATGCTGAAGACGGAGCAGGGGAAAACTTCCTTGTCCTCGGCCAATATGCAGATGTCACGGAAAACACAGATTATGACGCATTAGTCGGCGTCGTGAACTATCATTTTTCAGAACACAAATTAATGCCGAGAAACAACGATGATCTGATAGAAGATGCGAGTCTGACACGTCCGGTACAGGCAAGTCCTGAACCTGGAGAGACAGCAGAGGGAACGGAAGTCATGCTTTCTTCTCCAAGTGACGGAGCGGATATTTACTACACAGTAGACGGAAGTGAGCCTTCCGTGGACAGTACTCTTTATGAAGAACCGATTGTAGTGGAAGAAGCAGTTACGATTAAAGCTGTGGCTGTTGCGGAAGGTCTGGAGCCGAGTGCTGTAAGAGAATTCTCTTACACAATTCAGGCGGAAGCAGGCGAAGTGGAGATTTACGATATCCAGGGAGGAGCGCATGTTTCTCCTTATGAAGACCAGTCTGTTACTGCGGTTCCTGGTATTGTGACACATACCGAAAACAACGGGTTTTACTTCCAGAGTGCGGAATCGGACGGCGATGTAAATTCGTCGGAAGGTATTTATGTCTATCGTTCCAATCACGGAGTATCCGTCGGAGATGAAGTTCAGGTCTCAGGAACTGTTACAGAGTGGGAAGAAGACGGGTACGATGATAACGATGACCTGACTACAACGCAGATTACCGGTTCTGCTGTCGATATTGTATCCAGCGGAAACGACCTGCCGGATCCGGTCGTGATCGGCGTGGACCGTGATATTCCGGAAGCGCTTGTAGCTGATCCGGAGAGTTATGACATAGCGGACGGCGATACGTTTAATGCAGAAACGAATGCCCTCGACTTTTATGAAAGTATCGAAGGAATGCTTATTGAAATTCCGGGGCAGGTCACGGTGACAGGCCCGCAGAAGTATGACGAACTGACCGTAGTATCCGAAGAGTGGGGTCTGGATAACAGAACCGATTCCGGCGGCGTCTATCTTGAACAATCCGAGTTTGATGCTGAACTCAACACAGAAATTATGTTTATTAACGCCCCTTACAATACGGTTGCTAAAACAGGCGATTACTTTGAAGAAAATGTTACGGGTGTCTTGGGCTATAATTTTGGCAACTACAAAGTGGAGCCTGTGGACGGCGGTCTTCCTGAACTGAAAGACGGAGGAAATGAACGCCGGGACGAGACAACGATTTCTTTCGAAGAAGATGAGCTGACAGTTGCCACCTATAACGTAGAAAACTATTATCCAGGCGTTTCAGATCAGAAAACAGAGCGGCTGGCGGACTCGATGGCGAACGAATTGAATGCGCCGGATATTATTACGCTCGTGGAAGTTATGGATAACGACGGTGCGACAGACAGCGGCAATACAGATGCAGGGGAAAGTTATCAGACGCTGATTGACGAGATCCGGGAACAGGGCGGACCTCAGTATGCTTATACAGATGTCGCTCCTGTCGATGGTATGGACGGTGGTATTCCGGGCGGGAACATCCGTGTTGGACATATTTACCGTACGGACCGCGTGGAGCTGGCAGATGAAAGCACGGCAGAACCGACAGAAGCGGTGGAAATCGGAGAAAACGGAGAGCTCAGCTACGGCACGGGCTTCATTGATCCGATGAATGACGCTTTCACGAATTCGAGAAAGCCTGTCGTATCTGAATTTATTTTTAAAGGAGAGCCTGTTTACGTCATCGGCAACCACTGGAACTCGAAGCGCGGGGACCTTGCTCCTTACGGAATGGAGCAGCCTCCGGTACAGGGAAGCCGGGAACAGCGTGAAGAAATTGCCCAGGTAGTAGGCGGATTTGTTCAGGAACTCAATGAAGCAGTAGAAGATCCAAACGTCGTAGTTCTTGGAGATTTTAATGATTTCCCATGGTCTCCTCCTGTAGAAACTCTTGCAGACAAAGGTAATCTCTATAATTCGATTCTGGAACTTCCACGTAATGAACAGTACACGTATAACTATAACGGCAGTTCTCAATCGCTCGACTCTATTCTCGTTTCGGAGCACCTGCAGAACGGGATGGACGTAGATGCGATGGCGATCAACTCTGAATTTATGGAAACACACGGACGTGCAAGCGACCACGATCCGATCATGGTCCAGCTGACTATTCCGGATATTGATCCCGATTACGACATGGGAGATACAACGCCTCCGGAAATAACCTTTACAGATGAAAGCCTGAATGAAGAAGCTTATATGGAAATCTCTGCGGGAGATGATTTCGAAGTGCCGGAAGTAACCGCGGTCGACGATACGGATGGTGATGTGACAGAAGATGTCACTGTTACTGATAACGTGGACTCTGAGAATCCTGGTACTTACCAGGTCCGCTACGAAGTTACCGATTCTTCCGGAAACACAGGAATTCTAACCTTAACTGTCGTAGTGCAGTCGACGGCAGAAGGACTGGAAACGATTCAAAACGGGACGTTTGCCGAGTGGGAAAATGACCTGCCGGTAAACTGGATGGGAGAATCAACAAGTATGGCCCAGTCCCGGGTTAATCAATCGGAGGATGCTTTTACCGGTGATTACGCGACACAGCTTGTACGTGATAATACAGGTCATCAGCGTTTTACGACAGAGGCGTACAGCATGGAAGAAGGATCTGTTTATGAAGTAACCTTCCAGGTGAAAGGCAGCGGAGAAATCCGCAATGCGATGTATGCCGTTGGATTTCATGGGAATAATTACAGTGCCTATTCTGACTATACGATTCTTGATGAATCGGACTGGCAGGAAGTAACGTGGGAATATGAAGCTCCGGGGAACGGGGAAGCAGAGATCATTTTTTCTGTAAGAAATACAACAGGAGAACATATTCTTCTCGATAATGTCGAAGTAGAAAAGCAGTAG
- a CDS encoding LamB/YcsF family protein, whose product MRVDLNCDLGESFGAYVIGGDEEVLPHVTSVNIACGYHAGDHNIMAETVKLAKIHGVNVGAHPGYNDLMGFGRRHIDTTPEDIYHTVLYQIGALHSFCKAYGVEMHHVKPHGALFNKASLDDATAAAIAEAVRDADPSLLLFGLSGSRLIHAGEKAGLAVVQEVFADRSYQPDGTLTPRSHREAVLTDPSEVVERAVRMVKEGRVRAVDGSEIILQADTVCIHGDGKNAAVFAIELKKELEQAGVEIVAAGAVRR is encoded by the coding sequence ATGAGAGTGGATTTAAACTGTGATCTCGGAGAAAGCTTCGGCGCATATGTTATAGGAGGAGATGAGGAAGTTCTCCCGCACGTCACCTCTGTCAATATTGCCTGCGGATATCATGCAGGCGATCATAACATTATGGCTGAGACAGTTAAATTAGCGAAAATCCATGGCGTCAATGTCGGAGCCCATCCGGGGTATAACGATTTAATGGGCTTTGGACGGCGTCATATTGATACGACACCGGAAGATATTTATCACACGGTTCTTTATCAGATCGGGGCGCTGCACTCCTTCTGTAAAGCATATGGCGTAGAAATGCATCACGTGAAGCCGCATGGGGCTCTCTTCAATAAAGCATCTCTCGATGATGCAACAGCAGCAGCGATAGCGGAGGCGGTGCGTGATGCCGATCCGTCCCTGCTTCTTTTCGGTCTTTCCGGAAGCCGGTTGATTCATGCCGGCGAAAAAGCAGGGCTTGCTGTTGTGCAGGAAGTTTTTGCTGACAGAAGCTATCAGCCGGATGGGACATTAACTCCCCGTTCGCACAGGGAAGCTGTTCTTACCGATCCGTCTGAAGTAGTGGAAAGAGCGGTGCGGATGGTGAAAGAAGGAAGAGTCCGGGCAGTGGATGGATCGGAAATTATTCTGCAGGCAGATACCGTTTGCATTCACGGTGACGGAAAAAATGCTGCAGTCTTTGCTATAGAACTAAAAAAAGAACTGGAACAGGCTGGCGTGGAAATTGTTGCAGCCGGGGCGGTGAGACGATGA